From Denitrovibrio acetiphilus DSM 12809, the proteins below share one genomic window:
- a CDS encoding cupin domain-containing protein codes for MFVDNLKFIEKTPMDVPGAVNVTKQVPIGSAEGWEDHVMRVFTITDMGNTPKHNHDWPHINYIIKGKGILHMDGKDNPVEEGSVAFVPSGVEHQFKSSVKGDFTFICIVPNKGEY; via the coding sequence ATGTTCGTAGATAACTTGAAATTTATAGAGAAAACACCAATGGATGTTCCCGGAGCAGTTAATGTAACGAAACAAGTGCCGATAGGCAGCGCTGAAGGGTGGGAAGATCACGTTATGCGCGTATTTACCATAACAGACATGGGAAACACTCCAAAACATAATCACGACTGGCCGCACATTAATTATATAATAAAAGGCAAAGGCATCCTGCATATGGACGGAAAAGATAACCCTGTTGAAGAAGGGAGCGTCGCATTTGTCCCTTCCGGTGTTGAGCACCAGTTCAAGAGCTCTGTAAAAGGGGACTTCACATTCATCTGTATCGTCCCGAATAAAGGGGAATATTAA
- a CDS encoding TRAP transporter substrate-binding protein, whose product MDSKKGMKRREFLKKAGVTAVAASTAFAAPNVHAKTKTYKWKMVTTWPPHFPVLGEGADDLAKWITEMSDGRLKVSVYGAGELVPAMQAFDAVSQGMVEMGHASSYYWAGKSPATQFFSAVPFGMNAQQLNSWIYQGGGQALWDELYAQFNLKPFLSGNTGVQMGGWFNKEIKSLDDIKGLKMRIPGLGGKVIAKAGGTVVLSAGGEVYTNLERGVIDATEWVGPYHDYKMGFYKVAKFYYYPGWHEAGSSTELFVNKSKFESLPADLKAIVESACARANISMLTHFESQNNKYLQKLVNEHHVKLKKFPDDVIEKFRTLSAEVIGEIVEKDPMSKKVYESYSAFKKDITQWAKLSEATFYDMNK is encoded by the coding sequence ATGGATTCCAAAAAAGGAATGAAAAGGCGAGAATTCCTTAAAAAAGCAGGGGTGACAGCTGTTGCCGCATCCACAGCTTTTGCCGCGCCTAATGTACACGCAAAAACAAAAACATATAAATGGAAGATGGTAACAACATGGCCGCCTCACTTCCCTGTGCTGGGAGAAGGTGCAGACGACCTCGCAAAATGGATTACAGAGATGTCAGACGGACGCCTGAAGGTCTCTGTATATGGTGCAGGAGAACTCGTACCCGCTATGCAGGCTTTTGACGCTGTTAGTCAGGGGATGGTTGAAATGGGGCACGCCTCTTCATATTACTGGGCAGGAAAATCACCCGCAACACAGTTCTTCTCTGCTGTACCCTTCGGTATGAATGCGCAGCAGCTTAATTCATGGATTTATCAGGGGGGCGGTCAGGCTCTCTGGGACGAGCTTTATGCTCAGTTCAACCTTAAACCGTTCCTCTCCGGTAACACAGGGGTGCAGATGGGCGGGTGGTTCAACAAAGAGATCAAATCCCTCGACGACATCAAAGGGCTGAAAATGCGTATCCCCGGGCTGGGCGGTAAAGTTATCGCGAAAGCAGGCGGTACAGTTGTGCTTTCAGCCGGCGGGGAAGTGTACACTAACCTTGAACGGGGCGTTATTGACGCAACAGAATGGGTCGGACCTTACCACGATTATAAAATGGGATTTTACAAAGTTGCAAAATTTTATTACTACCCTGGCTGGCATGAAGCCGGTTCGTCTACTGAGCTTTTCGTTAATAAAAGCAAGTTCGAATCACTCCCTGCCGACCTCAAGGCAATAGTTGAGTCCGCATGTGCCCGTGCGAATATATCTATGCTCACCCACTTCGAGTCCCAGAACAACAAATACCTTCAAAAGCTTGTAAACGAACATCATGTTAAGCTTAAAAAATTCCCTGACGATGTTATAGAGAAATTCAGAACGCTGAGTGCCGAAGTCATCGGGGAGATAGTCGAGAAAGACCCTATGAGCAAAAAAGTTTACGAGTCATACAGTGCGTTTAAAAAAGATATCACTCAGTGGGCAAAGCTCTCTGAAGCAACTTTTTATGATATGAATAAATAA
- a CDS encoding TRAP transporter large permease, translating to MAEMMPLLLFITLFAMLMFGFPVAFTLGGVSLIFGYFTFGMDFFNLLPLRIWGVMTNYVMIAVPLFVFMGVMLEKSGLAEELLETMALLFGRVRGGLAISVVVVGALLAASTGIVGATVVTMGLLSLPTMIKRGYSPEVATGTICSAGTLGQIIPPSIVLVLLGSILGVSIGDMFMGAVLPGFMLVGLYFIWIMTVALFRPKAAPAMPAEELAGFTGWAMIARLLRAFLPPFALILCVLGSIFKGIASPTEAAAVGAFGATFLTAVQGKFKYKTLLAVMKETTALTSMVFTILVGATAFGLVFRGMDGDVYLRELIVGSNLSPYTFLAVVMLVVFIAGFFIDFIEITFIIVPVVAPIFQHMGIDLLWIGILLAMNLQTSFLTPPFGFALFFLKGVAPSNVTTAHIYKGIIPFIIIQLVALTIVILFPEMVTWLPGVMTAN from the coding sequence ATGGCTGAGATGATGCCTCTTTTACTTTTTATAACTCTTTTTGCGATGCTGATGTTTGGGTTTCCTGTTGCGTTTACACTCGGCGGAGTCTCACTCATTTTCGGGTATTTCACATTCGGAATGGACTTTTTTAATCTTCTCCCTCTGAGGATATGGGGGGTTATGACGAATTACGTTATGATTGCCGTGCCTCTGTTCGTTTTTATGGGGGTTATGCTGGAAAAGTCTGGTCTCGCTGAGGAACTTCTTGAGACTATGGCGCTCCTTTTCGGACGTGTCAGAGGCGGTCTTGCCATATCTGTTGTGGTTGTAGGGGCTCTGCTTGCTGCGTCTACAGGTATAGTTGGTGCAACAGTCGTTACAATGGGACTTCTGAGCCTGCCGACTATGATTAAAAGAGGGTACAGCCCCGAAGTGGCGACAGGTACTATCTGCTCTGCGGGTACATTAGGGCAGATTATTCCGCCTTCTATAGTTCTTGTTCTTCTGGGCAGCATTCTCGGTGTTTCCATTGGTGATATGTTTATGGGAGCGGTGTTGCCGGGCTTTATGCTTGTGGGGCTTTATTTTATCTGGATTATGACAGTAGCTCTTTTCAGACCAAAAGCGGCTCCTGCTATGCCTGCTGAGGAGCTTGCGGGGTTTACCGGATGGGCTATGATCGCCCGTCTTCTGAGAGCATTTCTTCCGCCTTTTGCTCTGATACTCTGCGTCCTCGGTTCTATTTTTAAAGGGATAGCGTCTCCTACGGAAGCCGCTGCTGTGGGTGCATTCGGTGCAACATTCCTGACGGCTGTGCAGGGAAAGTTTAAGTATAAGACTCTTCTGGCTGTGATGAAAGAGACAACAGCCCTTACAAGTATGGTTTTTACAATTTTGGTTGGGGCAACAGCTTTCGGACTGGTTTTTCGGGGTATGGATGGTGATGTTTATCTGCGTGAGCTTATTGTGGGGTCAAATCTTTCACCGTATACTTTTTTAGCGGTAGTGATGCTTGTGGTTTTTATTGCAGGTTTTTTTATAGATTTCATAGAGATTACGTTTATCATTGTTCCTGTTGTGGCTCCGATATTTCAGCATATGGGGATAGACCTGCTCTGGATAGGGATTCTGCTTGCTATGAATCTTCAGACCTCTTTCCTTACACCGCCTTTCGGCTTTGCTCTCTTCTTTCTGAAGGGGGTTGCCCCGTCTAATGTTACAACTGCTCACATATACAAAGGAATCATACCTTTTATCATTATACAGCTGGTGGCGTTGACTATTGTGATTCTTTTTCCGGAGATGGTGACATGGCTGCCGGGCGTTATGACTGCTAATTAA
- a CDS encoding TRAP transporter small permease subunit codes for MKFFIIISNFADRVNSAVGYLTSWITTLLVVVVSYDVFTRYVLKNSSVAVQELEWHLFALIFLLGAGYTLKLDNHVRVDVLYSRFTPKAKALVNLVGSLVFLLPFCVLVIKTSVPFIINSYHFHEVSPDPGGLPNRWMLKSVISIGFGLLFLQGLALASRSLLTLAGSRQEDNNG; via the coding sequence TTGAAATTCTTTATAATTATAAGCAATTTTGCAGACCGTGTTAATTCTGCGGTCGGATATCTGACATCATGGATAACGACACTGCTCGTTGTCGTTGTCAGCTATGATGTTTTTACCAGATACGTTCTTAAGAACAGTTCTGTTGCTGTTCAGGAGCTGGAGTGGCATCTTTTTGCCCTTATATTCCTCTTGGGGGCTGGTTACACGCTTAAGCTGGATAACCATGTCCGTGTTGATGTTCTTTATTCAAGGTTTACCCCGAAGGCTAAAGCTCTTGTCAATCTTGTGGGTTCGCTTGTATTTCTTCTGCCATTCTGTGTTCTTGTTATTAAGACCAGTGTGCCTTTTATTATTAATTCTTACCATTTTCACGAGGTTTCTCCTGACCCTGGAGGGCTGCCGAACAGGTGGATGCTTAAATCAGTTATAAGCATCGGCTTTGGTCTGCTTTTTTTACAGGGGCTTGCGCTTGCTTCCCGCTCTCTGCTGACTCTTGCAGGCAGCAGACAGGAGGACAATAATGGCTGA
- a CDS encoding radical SAM protein, with protein MLERYAELNTAEFGRMYDLIPFLEGSTAESYEHQRQMLLEKLAGLVQWGHRGTKADVSAMSEGCRLCGEGVWSCLFINGKCNCDCFYCPASQNEECLPTTNAVSFSSPAEYTAYLKEFGFRGASISGGEPLLTPERTLSYIKAVKDEFKDKIYMWMYTNGSLVTKDILQMLKEAGLDEIRFDIGATDYDLSKLKSAVGIIPFVTVEIPAVPEELDNMKTVMHELAKIGVNHLNLHQLRLTPYNFPNLIERDYHYIHNESVTVAESELTALELMLYGKQNSINLPVNYCSFPYKNRYQGYASRKRSIEQMIKNFETITKNGYIRRITVAAPDIQGSLTAPSEKNGDSSISIHQDDISEISHNADIIISYFSARQIHSVSYRNPFKIIHLTDSKDVVIERFRVSKDIRTNASDFANGILPDECRRFEVFSEGLLDYI; from the coding sequence ATGTTAGAAAGATATGCAGAGCTTAACACAGCAGAATTTGGCAGAATGTACGACCTTATCCCTTTTCTGGAAGGCTCAACAGCGGAAAGTTATGAACACCAAAGACAGATGCTTTTAGAAAAGCTCGCAGGACTTGTACAGTGGGGGCACCGAGGGACAAAAGCCGATGTTTCTGCCATGTCGGAAGGGTGCAGACTTTGCGGTGAAGGTGTCTGGTCATGTCTTTTTATCAATGGTAAATGCAACTGTGACTGTTTCTACTGTCCGGCATCCCAGAACGAAGAATGCCTCCCTACAACCAATGCTGTCTCGTTCAGTTCTCCTGCGGAATACACTGCCTACCTCAAAGAGTTTGGCTTCAGAGGCGCAAGCATAAGCGGCGGGGAACCTCTTCTCACTCCTGAACGCACATTGTCATATATTAAAGCGGTAAAAGATGAATTCAAAGACAAGATATATATGTGGATGTATACCAACGGCTCCCTTGTCACGAAAGATATCCTGCAAATGCTGAAAGAAGCCGGACTTGACGAAATACGTTTCGACATAGGCGCAACTGACTACGACCTCTCAAAACTAAAATCTGCCGTGGGGATTATACCATTCGTCACAGTTGAGATACCTGCTGTTCCCGAAGAGCTGGACAACATGAAAACTGTCATGCATGAACTTGCAAAAATCGGAGTGAATCACCTGAACCTCCACCAACTGAGACTGACTCCGTATAACTTTCCGAATCTGATTGAACGTGACTATCACTATATACATAATGAATCTGTAACTGTCGCTGAATCAGAGCTTACAGCGCTTGAACTAATGCTTTACGGAAAACAAAACAGCATAAATCTGCCTGTCAATTATTGCTCATTCCCCTACAAAAACAGATATCAGGGCTATGCTTCCAGAAAGCGCAGCATAGAGCAGATGATAAAAAACTTTGAAACCATAACGAAAAATGGATATATCCGCCGCATCACAGTGGCGGCTCCTGATATACAAGGTTCACTGACGGCGCCCAGTGAAAAAAACGGCGACAGCAGCATAAGCATACATCAGGATGATATATCTGAGATAAGCCATAACGCAGATATCATCATATCTTACTTCTCAGCAAGACAGATTCACTCTGTAAGCTACAGAAATCCTTTCAAAATAATCCACCTGACAGACAGCAAAGATGTCGTTATAGAAAGATTCCGTGTTTCAAAGGACATCCGCACAAACGCATCAGATTTTGCAAACGGAATACTGCCGGATGAGTGCAGACGCTTTGAAGTCTTCTCTGAAGGGCTCTTGGACTACATTTAA
- a CDS encoding HAMP domain-containing sensor histidine kinase has translation MPFLRSIFTKLLFIIIGTAVLIHIILLGAYHIYATNSSYKLTANAIQYADYIKKDLGTPPDLTEARKITQKTGILISYKSDTQQWFTGTPDDIPNKNKMHVVKEKEGVTIAYSHDYAVVTFKDQSSTMEMVLAPNSSQTKMVKIYGYCILALILLVFLGAYMIIRMHIKPVKQMYEAIGEVKKGNYDYKIKSRSKDELGQLCKLFNELTEEISRAVKTRERLLIDVSHDLRTPITSLKLAAEMLAESDVKNDIQDDLNYMDEMISLILDSVRLHNMHNIKPSLECFSLNDLVKKTAAQLPKHDKAIIFEDRVDAFINADTKLTAMAFKNILENAVKYSAKSKAPIEVIISKADCKYLLTVKDQGIGISEGDLIHVTEPFYRAENSRTRATGYGLGLNLCERIAQAQGGELAVTSELGKWTKVELSFPDTTCYK, from the coding sequence ATGCCTTTTTTACGGTCTATCTTTACAAAACTTCTATTTATCATAATAGGTACTGCAGTTCTGATACATATAATACTTCTGGGGGCATACCATATATACGCCACAAACAGCAGTTACAAACTCACAGCCAATGCCATACAATATGCGGACTACATAAAAAAGGATCTGGGTACACCTCCTGACCTGACTGAAGCCAGAAAAATCACTCAGAAAACCGGCATATTGATCAGCTATAAATCAGACACACAGCAGTGGTTCACAGGAACCCCCGACGATATCCCCAATAAGAATAAAATGCATGTGGTTAAAGAGAAAGAAGGCGTCACAATCGCATACTCACATGATTATGCCGTTGTTACATTCAAAGACCAGAGCAGCACAATGGAGATGGTTCTCGCCCCGAACAGCAGCCAGACCAAAATGGTCAAAATATACGGATACTGCATCTTAGCACTCATTCTGCTTGTTTTTCTTGGTGCGTATATGATCATCCGTATGCACATAAAACCTGTAAAGCAGATGTATGAAGCAATAGGTGAGGTAAAAAAAGGAAACTACGACTATAAGATCAAAAGCAGAAGTAAGGACGAACTCGGACAGCTCTGTAAACTTTTTAACGAACTCACCGAAGAAATTTCAAGAGCGGTAAAAACAAGGGAGAGACTGCTCATAGACGTCAGCCACGATCTTCGGACCCCCATCACCAGCCTGAAGCTTGCTGCTGAAATGTTAGCTGAATCAGATGTTAAAAACGACATCCAAGATGACCTCAACTATATGGATGAAATGATTTCATTGATCCTCGACTCCGTACGTCTGCATAATATGCACAACATAAAACCTTCTCTGGAGTGTTTCAGTCTGAACGACCTTGTTAAAAAGACTGCTGCACAGCTTCCGAAACACGACAAAGCTATCATTTTTGAAGATAGAGTAGATGCTTTCATAAACGCCGACACAAAGCTTACAGCTATGGCATTTAAAAATATTCTTGAAAATGCTGTCAAGTATTCTGCCAAGTCCAAAGCCCCGATAGAGGTCATTATATCAAAAGCTGACTGCAAGTATCTGCTCACAGTAAAAGACCAGGGTATAGGAATATCCGAAGGAGACCTGATTCACGTTACGGAACCTTTCTACAGGGCAGAAAACTCAAGGACAAGAGCAACAGGCTACGGACTGGGGCTAAACTTATGCGAAAGGATTGCACAGGCACAGGGGGGGGAATTGGCAGTAACAAGCGAACTTGGCAAGTGGACCAAAGTGGAGCTAAGTTTCCCTGATACAACCTGTTACAAATAG
- a CDS encoding response regulator produces MKTRIMIIDDDSKLNRMLNKYLSQYAYIVDSYTNPLEAIEALENDEPSIIILDVMMPHINGFETCKRIRKISDVPIIMLTARGDVSDRIAGLESGVDDYMSKPFEPRELVARISAILKRTERQISPKKEKGILEYGNLRIDLSAGRAYLSGIPMELTQGEMSVLSLFARHPFNVMDRDAIQNELNGSDWDAYNRSVDVTVSRVRAKLGDDPKNPSYIKTVWGTGYMFIAEPPN; encoded by the coding sequence ATGAAAACAAGGATAATGATTATAGATGATGACAGCAAACTAAACAGGATGCTGAACAAATACCTTTCCCAATATGCCTATATCGTCGACAGCTACACCAATCCTCTGGAAGCTATAGAAGCTCTGGAAAACGATGAGCCGTCCATAATCATCCTTGATGTAATGATGCCTCATATCAACGGTTTTGAAACATGCAAAAGGATCAGAAAGATATCTGATGTACCTATAATAATGCTCACTGCCAGAGGAGATGTTTCCGACCGGATAGCCGGTCTTGAATCCGGCGTTGATGACTATATGTCAAAGCCCTTTGAGCCGAGGGAACTTGTAGCAAGAATATCTGCAATATTAAAACGGACTGAACGTCAAATCTCCCCTAAAAAAGAGAAGGGCATCCTCGAATATGGCAATCTGAGAATAGACCTGTCAGCAGGCAGAGCATACCTCAGCGGGATACCAATGGAACTTACTCAGGGCGAAATGTCTGTGTTAAGCCTTTTTGCCAGACACCCATTTAATGTCATGGACAGAGATGCCATCCAGAACGAACTTAACGGCTCCGACTGGGATGCGTATAACAGGTCAGTGGACGTAACTGTCAGCAGGGTAAGGGCAAAGCTTGGTGATGATCCGAAAAATCCTTCATATATCAAAACTGTGTGGGGAACAGGCTATATGTTCATTGCTGAACCACCAAACTAA
- a CDS encoding ABC transporter substrate-binding protein produces MGCNSAQNSKDAESLQKARLCLYNGEASTLFFIAEQQGFFLKHGIDAEIALYPTGRDAINAMLNGDGHFSVSTEFVVVKKTFSRTDFKILASVTDADINNASTKISSGVFAKKSSGISKPSDLKGKNIATNIDTITEFLCGVFLEQNGMAYTDANVLNIAPNERINFVNNPDFDAFFVWETSIFNIFKPQTDKLNYFPMPSSMPFHFILVVDEKYHRENPEVSVKILKSLYDAEEWAQNNYEELKQLVKERFNLSDDYAVNALKRHKLIINFPYTLPRAMENQITWLSRYKHYGADEIINFSTLFDTAPLKRVKPSSVTIIE; encoded by the coding sequence ATGGGATGCAATTCTGCTCAAAACAGTAAAGATGCAGAGTCTTTACAAAAAGCACGATTATGTCTTTATAACGGCGAAGCCAGCACACTCTTTTTCATTGCTGAACAGCAGGGCTTCTTTCTTAAACACGGCATTGATGCAGAAATAGCCCTCTATCCAACAGGCAGAGACGCCATAAATGCAATGCTTAACGGTGATGGACATTTTTCTGTAAGCACAGAATTTGTCGTTGTTAAAAAAACTTTTTCCAGAACAGACTTCAAAATACTCGCATCAGTCACAGATGCTGATATCAACAATGCGTCAACTAAAATATCCAGCGGAGTTTTTGCTAAAAAATCCAGTGGTATATCAAAACCATCCGACCTAAAAGGGAAAAACATAGCAACTAACATCGACACCATCACGGAGTTCTTATGCGGTGTGTTTCTCGAGCAAAACGGTATGGCTTATACTGATGCAAATGTTTTAAACATAGCACCGAATGAACGGATAAACTTTGTTAACAATCCTGATTTCGATGCCTTTTTTGTATGGGAAACATCTATTTTTAACATATTTAAACCTCAGACAGACAAGCTGAATTACTTCCCTATGCCTTCATCAATGCCGTTTCACTTTATATTAGTTGTTGACGAAAAATACCACCGGGAAAACCCTGAAGTATCAGTAAAAATACTGAAATCACTTTATGATGCTGAGGAATGGGCTCAGAACAACTATGAAGAATTGAAACAGTTGGTTAAAGAAAGGTTTAATCTTTCGGATGACTACGCCGTCAATGCCCTGAAGCGACATAAACTTATAATAAATTTCCCATATACACTGCCAAGAGCAATGGAAAACCAGATAACATGGCTGAGTAGATACAAACACTACGGAGCAGACGAAATCATAAACTTTTCGACACTCTTTGACACAGCCCCTCTCAAGAGGGTTAAACCATCTTCTGTAACCATTATCGAGTGA
- a CDS encoding response regulator has protein sequence MLTYFSVLLIDLSKKTKAAEIRNNLSNELSMQMNDLVILIYEIVLFDSKQAKTKWLDKYAQTTQTVEKLTESPAPKLLARKMHIKMLHELLKNVFTEYLKIANKTGNDNYYKYQIDIQTSNIFSISSELNKNVLVLQKQTVTELSNLTQKVNKEVLMFIFSLTIFLIMAFIFLWKRVIRPIVFISKILPEYAIGSDLEPLKWKYNDEIGIFVNTFNDTLEKRNEWENELTLINRQLLNTNKDLAKARDAAEQASKAKSSFLANMSHEIRTPLNGIIGLTKLMLDLELSNKQKDYMRKIDRSAKALLGILNDVLDLSKIEAGKLRIDNHDFVFESVFKSIDDLFTIKIEEKGLELFFEIDPEIPQHLTGDPLRIKQVLINLVSNAVKFTDEGEIHIKAEVTEITDSDISILFSVRDTGVGIPANELEKIFTAFTQVDETSTRRYEGTGLGLAITKNLVSMMGGTVTVESDINMGSIFSFKLTLQIPVNAVSSNPNNLYGMKTLVVDDKETSREILRKILESWSFEVYTAKDGESALKLAQAEHEKGSPFHLVLVDWKMPGMDGFETAEKIREFSRDSGIHDKIIMIMVTAYEKELTEKMSGNDNFNFVLSKPVTPSILFDSIVNIQYPKNSAEAETYNEVAKAYPGNDIGGKSVLLVEDNSVNRLVAQETLQKFGLTVEVALNGKDAVEKVKSKKYDAVLMDIHMPVMDGYRATAEIRQIFDKKQLPIIALTADALDTHKEKCFAVGMNDHLSKPINIEILFKVLCKWLQVDYEIQEMRPSDEYFQQLTKNKITCLDIESAGKRINYDWELLRAAIATFRNDYKDAATTLNKLMENKQFEQAEIFLHELKGAAGYIGAVTIVKMAIDLRQALLDEKLDSTTLLTQELCSELDNVIININNIDADTYQSSNNIQCSDQRIKQVFSTVLDIISNFKLVPDETMTELSSVLQSYPIIFEKLESEINDFDYSKAEVTLKKATLQLGIDMEESDD, from the coding sequence TTGTTAACATATTTTTCAGTCCTGCTCATCGATCTCTCCAAAAAGACAAAAGCGGCGGAAATCAGAAATAATCTAAGCAACGAGCTATCGATGCAGATGAATGATCTGGTAATTCTCATATATGAAATCGTTCTGTTCGACAGTAAACAGGCAAAAACAAAATGGCTCGACAAGTATGCACAGACAACCCAAACAGTAGAGAAACTCACTGAGTCTCCGGCACCTAAGCTGCTGGCTCGCAAAATGCACATTAAAATGCTCCACGAACTATTGAAAAATGTATTTACTGAATATCTGAAAATTGCAAATAAAACAGGCAATGATAATTACTATAAATATCAGATTGATATCCAGACATCAAATATATTCTCTATTTCCAGCGAGCTGAACAAAAATGTTCTTGTTCTGCAAAAGCAAACAGTAACAGAGCTTTCCAATTTGACTCAGAAAGTTAATAAAGAAGTTCTGATGTTTATATTTTCTTTAACAATATTTCTCATTATGGCATTTATATTTCTATGGAAAAGGGTCATCAGACCAATTGTATTTATATCCAAAATCCTTCCTGAATATGCTATCGGTTCCGACCTTGAACCTTTAAAATGGAAATACAACGATGAAATAGGAATATTTGTAAACACGTTCAACGATACGCTTGAAAAACGTAATGAATGGGAAAATGAGCTGACTCTTATCAACAGACAGCTCCTCAATACGAATAAAGATCTGGCGAAAGCGCGCGATGCCGCAGAGCAGGCAAGCAAGGCTAAAAGTTCTTTTCTGGCAAATATGAGCCACGAGATAAGAACACCTCTGAACGGCATCATTGGTCTTACAAAACTTATGCTGGATCTAGAGCTCTCCAACAAACAAAAGGATTATATGAGAAAGATAGACCGCTCTGCAAAGGCTCTGCTGGGTATCCTTAACGATGTCCTTGACCTATCAAAAATCGAAGCCGGGAAACTGCGTATTGATAACCATGACTTTGTCTTTGAGAGTGTTTTCAAGAGTATTGACGACCTTTTCACAATTAAGATAGAAGAAAAAGGTCTGGAGCTGTTTTTTGAAATTGATCCGGAAATCCCTCAGCACCTCACAGGCGATCCCCTGAGAATCAAACAAGTCCTGATTAACCTAGTCAGCAATGCAGTCAAGTTTACCGACGAAGGAGAAATACACATAAAGGCTGAGGTGACAGAAATTACGGACAGTGACATCAGTATCTTGTTTTCTGTCAGAGATACGGGGGTTGGCATACCTGCAAATGAACTTGAAAAGATATTTACTGCCTTTACTCAGGTAGACGAAACTTCTACCCGCAGATACGAAGGGACAGGGTTAGGGCTTGCGATAACGAAAAACCTGGTAAGCATGATGGGTGGAACTGTCACCGTAGAAAGTGATATAAATATGGGCAGTATTTTCAGCTTCAAACTTACCTTACAAATACCTGTAAATGCTGTTTCAAGCAATCCTAACAATCTCTACGGGATGAAAACCCTTGTCGTGGACGATAAAGAAACATCAAGGGAAATTCTGCGCAAAATACTGGAGTCATGGTCATTTGAAGTTTATACAGCAAAAGATGGTGAAAGTGCCTTAAAACTTGCCCAGGCAGAACATGAAAAAGGCTCACCTTTTCATTTAGTGTTAGTAGATTGGAAGATGCCTGGCATGGACGGATTCGAAACTGCTGAAAAGATCAGAGAATTCAGCAGAGACAGCGGTATTCATGATAAAATTATAATGATAATGGTCACAGCTTATGAGAAAGAACTCACAGAAAAAATGTCAGGAAACGATAACTTTAACTTTGTCCTGAGCAAGCCTGTCACTCCGTCAATATTATTTGACTCCATTGTGAACATTCAATATCCGAAAAACTCTGCCGAAGCTGAAACATACAATGAAGTTGCCAAGGCTTACCCGGGGAATGACATAGGCGGCAAAAGCGTGCTTCTGGTAGAAGACAATAGCGTAAACCGCCTTGTTGCTCAGGAAACATTACAAAAGTTCGGACTAACAGTTGAGGTTGCCCTGAACGGTAAAGACGCTGTGGAAAAAGTTAAGTCAAAAAAATATGATGCCGTCCTGATGGACATACACATGCCCGTAATGGACGGTTACCGTGCCACTGCAGAAATAAGACAGATATTTGATAAAAAACAACTTCCCATAATAGCGCTAACCGCTGATGCACTGGATACTCACAAGGAGAAATGCTTTGCAGTGGGCATGAATGACCATTTGTCCAAGCCTATCAATATTGAAATACTTTTTAAAGTATTATGCAAGTGGCTTCAGGTTGACTACGAAATACAGGAGATGCGCCCTTCTGATGAGTATTTTCAGCAATTGACAAAAAATAAAATCACTTGCCTCGATATAGAATCAGCCGGAAAGCGAATAAACTATGACTGGGAACTTCTGCGGGCAGCAATCGCAACTTTCAGAAACGACTACAAAGATGCAGCAACAACCCTGAATAAGCTAATGGAAAATAAGCAATTCGAGCAGGCAGAAATATTTCTCCACGAGCTTAAAGGTGCCGCCGGATACATCGGAGCAGTGACAATTGTTAAAATGGCAATAGATCTCCGGCAGGCACTGCTTGATGAAAAACTGGATTCGACAACGTTATTGACACAAGAACTTTGCAGTGAGCTTGATAATGTCATTATAAATATAAACAATATCGATGCAGACACATATCAAAGCAGTAATAATATCCAGTGTTCTGACCAGAGGATCAAACAAGTTTTTTCAACTGTTTTAGATATAATATCCAACTTCAAACTTGTACCGGATGAAACAATGACTGAGCTTTCAAGCGTGCTCCAAAGCTACCCTATTATATTTGAAAAACTGGAGTCTGAAATAAATGATTTTGATTATTCCAAAGCAGAAGTAACGCTTAAAAAAGCCACCTTACAACTCGGCATAGACATGGAGGAATCAGATGATTAA